One Ahaetulla prasina isolate Xishuangbanna chromosome 1, ASM2864084v1, whole genome shotgun sequence DNA window includes the following coding sequences:
- the MEF2B gene encoding myocyte-specific enhancer factor 2B, which yields MGRKKIQISRILDQRNRQVTFTKRKFGLMKKAYELSVLCDCEIALIIFNSTNRLFQYASTDMDKVLLKYTEYSEPHESRTNSDILETLKRKGLGFEGAEMDLVEALDPAEKLRQLDEGMDLRLARPKLSSATSMSSLEGASMGTPPSGGEGGASNSGESPVQQSRLQQFKPTLPKPAFPSVRSPATLGPGIGYSIFSHSNLSRVLSSKTPPPFYLGADSRRVEGQLSASRNNLASTRPLYPGLQNLSPVLPTGSLPGRGLPGYPFLSSTPSEYTLGESSPHPFGFQGNTTAAWQHREYPMPGTASRICDQASLVSSSPSLHTPISVKSERASPTASCSSAVPQLSTSVRSNLCNVPTDLLSQEDYIKGYHYSFLLSRPPSEEPKQPSVPAHRLPVSTAEEWQK from the exons ATGGGCCGCAAAAAGATACAGATTAGCCGAATCTTGGACCAACGAAACCGGCAG GTCACGTTCACCAAGAGAAAGTTCGGGTTGATGAAAAAGGCCTATGAACTGAGCGTCCTTTGTGACTGTGAGATCGCCCTGATCATTTTCAACAGCACCAACCGGCTGTTCCAGTATGCCAGCACAGACATGGACAAGGTGCTTCTGAAGTATACGGAGTACAGCGAACCCCACGAGAGCCGAACCAACTCAGATATTCTGGAG ACCCTGAAACGAAAAGGTTTGGGCTTCGAAGGTGCAGAAATGGATCTTGTAGAAGCTTTGGATCCAGCTGAGAAACTGAGGCAGCTTGATGAAGGAATGGACCTTAGATTAGCCCGGCCAAAACTTAGT TCGGCCACTTCCATGTCTAGCCTCGAGGGGGCCTCCATGGGAACTCCCCCATCCGGAGGTGAGGGTGGGGCAAGCAATTCAGGCGAATCTCCTGTTCAACAGAGCCGTCTGCAGCAGTTCAAGCCAACTCTTCCCAAGCCAGCCTTCCCTTCGGTGCGATCCCCAGCAACTCTTGGACCAG GTATCGGGTACTCGATCTTCTCCCATAGCAACCTCAGCCGAGTGTTGTCGAGCAAAACGCCTCCTCCCTTCTACCTGGGGGCCGACTCCCGTCGGGTGGAAGGACAGCTATCTGCAAGCAGGAACAATCTAGCATCCACT CGCCCGTTGTATCCTGGGCTTCAGAACCTGAGTCCCGTATTGCCCACCGGAAGTCTCCCAGGACGTGGGCTGCCAGGAtaccccttcctctcctccactCCATCAG AATATACTTTGGGGGAAAGCTCCCCACACCCTTTCGGCTTCCAAGGAAACACCACGGCGGCTTGGCAACACCGAGAATATCCAATGCCAGG AACAGCAAGTCGGATTTGTGACCAGGCTTCCCTAGTCTCCAGCTCACCCTCCTTGCACACCCCAATCAGCGTGAAGTCGGAGCGGGcctcccccacagccagctgttcCTCGGCTGTCCCCCAGCTCTCCACATCTGTGCGTTCCAATCTCTGCAATGTCCCCACGGACCTCCTCTCTCAGGAAGATTATATCAAGGGCTATCATTACTCGTTCCTTCTGTCCCGGCCTCCATCAGAAGAACCGAAGCAACCCAGCGTTCCCGCCCATCGCCTGCCGGTGTCTACCGCAGAGGAGTGGCAGAAGTAA